Genomic DNA from Blastocatellia bacterium:
TCTGAACTTCGTGCGTTGCAATCAGCGATGATACTTGATGAGTCGTCATCAATGCCTCCTAATAAAATTGCATTGTGGATTGACCCGATTGCGGGTTGATCTCGTTGACGCCGATCTCAGTTGACATCGCCCAGATATACCACCGCGTCAGCCGCATCGGTTGACGCCAGATACGGGATCAACGCGCGAGGATAAAAGCGATATGAAGCAAGCGACGCCAACGGAAGCCACTTGACGCCGGTTTGCTGGGAATCGGCTGCTGCTCTCGGATTCGGTTCCTCTCCCGGCATCAATTCACACTCGAATATCAATTCGACTTGGTGCTGCTCGGCGTCTTCATCGGCGAATTCGTGATTCTTGCCGATGTAATCCCGCACAAACCGCAGGCGACCAACGCGCACATCGCAGCCGATCTCTTCGCGGCACTCGCGCCTGAGCGCGCTCACCAAATCTTCGCCATGCCGCTGGCCGCCGCCGGGCAGCAGGTACCATTCTCCGACTGGATCAACATTGACCGTCACCAACACATGACCGTCGCGCGTGATCAACGCGCGGGCAGCCGTGCGAATCGGTTTCTCTGCCGGCTCCCACATCATCAGCCTTGATGCTGAAAAATTCGGCATGCAGGCAGCAGCGTTGTGCTCATCACGGACAACAAGCCCAATCAATCCCACGCGCTCACGTCATCTTGAGCTGAATGGAACCAGCGCCGTCAGCTCGGATTCAACCCCTTCAGGCCGTTTGTCAATTCACCTCTGTTCAGCCCTTGGCTGGTAATCTCTATCGAACCGGATTCAACCCACTCAGGTTGCCTGTCAATTCACCTGCCGCTCACGACCAGCCCAATAGGGAGCGCGCAGTTCGCGCTTGAGAATTTTACCTGAAGCGTTACGCGGCAATGCCTCGACGAAATCTACCGATTTAGGCGCTTTGTAGCTGGCAATATGCTGTTTGGCGAAGGCAATCAGCTCATCAGCAGTGACTTCGACGCCAGCCTTTTTTACAACAATGGCTTTGACCGCTTCACCCCATTGTTCATCGGGCACGCCAATAACGGCGACATCGGCAACTGCCGGATGGTTGAACAGCACGTTCTCGACTTCTGCCGGATAGATGTTTTCGCCGCCGCTGATGATCATATCTTTGACTCGATCGTGAATGTAGAGATAGCCGTCTTCATCCAGGTAACCCGCATCGCCGGTGTAAAACCATCCGTCTCGGATAGCATGCGCAGTTTCTTCTGGCAAATTCCAATAGCCTTTCATCGTCTGAGGTGAGCGCGTGATGATCTGCCCAACCTGACCAACAGGAAGATCACGGCCTTCGGCGTCAACAATACGAATTTCCACCGTGCTGAACGGCTTGCCACAGGAACGCATCCGAGGAGTCCCGCTGGGATCATGATCCGCCGGCGGCAGGAACGTAATCGCGCCCGTCGTCTCTGTCAGTCCATAGACCTGGCCAAAACCGCAGCGGAAAACGTTCATCGCGCGGCGCAAGAGCTCCAGCGGCATCGGCGACGCGCCGTAGGAAATCAGTCTGAGGCTGGATAGATCGGTCTGCTCAATCTCCGGCGTCTGTAACAGAAACAGTATGACGGCTGGAACCAAAAACATCTTGTTCACGCGATGTCTAGCAACAGCTCGTAAAATCTCAACAGGAATCACCTCACGGAGGATCACATTCGTACTGCCGCCGTACAAGCCCACCAATCCGTAGCCGAGGCCGCCAATATGAAACAGTGGCATGCACACCAGATTGATGTCTTCAGCAGTGACCAATTGAAGCTCGTTGACGCCCGCTGAAACCAACGCTAACAAATTATCGCTGGTTAACTGCGCGCCCTTGGGTCGGCCCGTTGTCCCACTGGTGTACAACTGAACAACAACGTCTGAACCTGTCACGGTGACCTGCGGCTCATCCGAGCTTTGCCGCGCGCGCCAAGCTGCATAGGATTCCCAGGGTGTGGATGAACCTTCTAGCGCGATAATCTTCTGCACGGTGGGCCAGGCAGAACTCGTCTTGTTGACGATGTCACAGAAATCAGCTCCGACAAATAATAGACGCGCTTGAGCGTCGTTCAGAATGTACGTCACTTCTTGCGGCGCGAGTCGCCAATTGACGACGACCAGCGTCTGACCAGCTTTGGCGGCGCCAAACAGCAGCTCGAAGACCGCGTCCGTATTCTTGCTCAACACAGCCACGCGACTGGCCGGCGGCAATCCCTCACTGAGCAAGCCGTTGGCCACCTGATTGGCCCGACGGTCAAGCTCGGCATAAGTGGTTTGATTCCCCTCAAACCATAATGCGATTTGGTCAGCGCGTTTCATTGCGTGCACGCGCGTCAGCTCGGCGAGGAGTTGCACTTGTATACTGCTCATAGTGTTCCTCCACGAAATAATAATCAGCCATCAAAACCGGGCCAAACCGATCAACGTGCAGTCCCGACGGCTGAATCCTGATTGACGTTGGATGTCACCGCTCTGGATGATTGACCGCCGATTGCAGCCGGCGTCCTGACCTGGCTTGCCGATGCTCATCGAGTATGCCTCTGGCCAGCCAGCCGATGAGACCACCCAACAACGCAGCGATCAGCAAACAAACGATGATTTGACTTGCAATGTACCACATAACCGGGCTCCTTTTGACTGTGGCATCATTGTTCAACAACGACAATGCGATCGTAGACGTTCATCCCCGAACCAAGCAGCGACGCGGCACGCTGAATGACTTGATGCTTGACCTGGTGGCTCGGCGCTTGGCCACTGATTGTCACGCCGTATTCGCTAATCAACAGGCTCGGCGCATTGATATGGCTCAGCACGTCTGTCAGGATGGCCGGCACAGCCACGAGCCAATCAGGTTGCTCAAGACGACGGTTCACCTGAATCTTGGCGATGACACGGTCAGGTCCGACAACATCCTCGGCGCGTGTCATCAGGCTGGCACGGATTGTCTCGCTGGGCATGCGTCCTTCAAGCACCAACTGATCGTTCACAGCTCGGACATACAAGGCCGGCGCTGAGCCCACACTGATCAACGACGCGCCTGCTTGTTGCACGATCAGTGGCGCATAGTGCAGGCTCGTCCACACACACAGCAGGGCTAAGACGAAAAGACAGATCAGCAACAGAACCTTCTGGCTGACTATCCGTTCCCCCATAATCCCCTGTGATTCCGCTGCAGTTTGACGTTTCATTGTGGCGCGGCCCGAAACGGAAGTCAAACGCACGAACGAAAACTTCTCAGGCCAGCCAATGCGGCTCAGCGATGCGCATCAAAAACTGCGGCGCAGCAGGTACGAGAGTTTCACGAAAAAGGTACGACGATTGCGTTGAAACTGCGGCTCGAACGCGCCGGTGAACGGGTTAAACCCGTTGTAATTGATGTCATCGTTGTAACCGGCGTAAATGGCTGTGCCGGGATTCGGCGTCCAGCCGAAAAGGAACTGACCCCGCGCATTTGCCGTCAGCGTTTCATAATCAATGCGCGTCCGCACAAAGGTGAATCGAGTGAATTGATAGGTTGAGCGCCATGAGAAGATGTGCGTATCGAAAGCCACGCGTCTTGTATCATTGCGTGTCAGGTTGCTCCGCGTGTAGCCGAGCTCGGCGCTCCAGCTCTCCGAGGGTTTCAGTTCAAGCTCAGCTTCCAGATTGAATGCCCGACCTGGTCCGGGATCAAGCGAAGCCTTCGGATCAGCTAACGCAGCCGGACTCACGCGCGGGAATCGCCGACCGGCTCCAAAGTCGAAATCGAATTGATTCCAACTGTAGCCGACGGAGATCTCGCCATTGAACTTCTTGCTCGGATTCGACCTGAACGAAGCGGACACGCCGCGTTGATAGGCGGCGCGCTCGGCGTCAGGCCCAAAGAAAGCGCCCGCCTGCGTCGCGCTCCGTTTGGGCCCAAACTCTTCTTCAAACAGCCGCTCGTAGCCGACAGTGCCTCTCACGTTCACATTCGTGTTGCGTTGCAACCGAAGGTTGAAACTACTGTGAGTGCCCCAACTCTGTAGCCGGCCTTGAAAGTCGAAATCAGCGCTTAGGAAATTGCGCCACGATTTCTCGATGATCGTGGCCGTGGCATTCGGCTCTGAACTCAGTCGCAGCCCGGTCGTCCAATCATTGGTGTTGGTGCGCCGCGTGAACCCGACATCCGCTCGGTAATCCCGTGAACGGCCAAGCCCGTTGATGAACCACCCCAGATGACGAGCCGTGTAATCGTACGTCACCTGATAGGCCAGCGCGTGACCGTCACGGTAGACGCGCCGATTCGTGTCCGGATCATAAAAGAAGCGTCGCGACGTCGTGCCCAGCACTTGAAAGCCGAATACGGTCTTGTCATCAACCTTGAAGCGCCCGTCCAGCCCGCCCAGGTGATTATGTCGCTCGATGAAATTGTAACTCGTGCCGAGCAACCCGATTTCTGATTCACGGCCAATGTCTCGTTTCAACCGCAGCACGCCGATCGTGGCGTTTTTCCCCAAAAAGCGTTCGATGCGCGGGCGCAGCGCCGGATCATTGCGTTCGTCCTCGCTGAAGCTGCCAGGCGCGTTATCCGAAGCCAGCATAAGGCCAAACGTGTTTCGACCTCGCTTGCCCGTCAGCTTGACGGCTACATCGGGATCAATGATGCTGCGCGTATTGACGGCTTGCAGCGGCGATTGAAAAATTTCGACGCCTTCCAGAAAGAACGGTCGTTTCTCCGGATAGAAAATAGGAAATCGCTGATTGGCAGTGACGACGGTCTCATCGGCTTCGATTTGAGCAAAATCAGGATTAATGGCCGCGTCCAGTGTCACGTTAGGCGATAGACTGTACTTGACCGTCACGCCGAGATCGCCCTTGACAGGTTCATTGACAAACCGCCCTGAATTGGACAGTCCCGGATTGTTCGCTGAATCAGCCCCAGCGGCAGGGCGCACGCGCCGCCCCGTTTCCGAGAGCGTCAGGCTGGGCACGATTTCCAATGTGCGTTCGGTATCAATTTGCTCCAAGCCAACCAGCTTCGCCGCTTGGTTGAGCGTGCCGGTTCGATCGCGCGAGATCGGCAGCCACGAACTCAGCTCATCGTTGAACCGATCAATGTTGCGCACCACGTGAAAGCCCCACACTTTGTCTTGGCCTGCTTGGTAGCGCAGCGACTTGAACGGCACAGCCACCTCAACCGTCCAACCATCAGCCGTGATCTGCCCCTTTGACTCCATGACGATGTCCACTGTGAAATCCGGACCGCGACCTTCCGTAAAAATGCCGTCTTGCTGAATACCATACGGGTTGAACGCGAGCAGATAGGCGCGCCGTTGGTCGTTAAACGTGTCCAGATAGACGCGAACGTTATCTTCGCCGAATACATCATCACGCTGGGCAACTGTCGCGCGAATCTTATCAGGCTCGTCGAAACAGTAAAACGCCATGTACAGATGACGCGCATCGTAACCGAGGTAGACTTGCGTCGGCTTGGACGGCGCGATGTTGTCGCCGGGAGAAATCTGATAGAAATCCGTCAACACGACGGCCGTTTTCCACGCCTCATCATCCAGTCGGCCATCAATCGTCGGCGGCGTTTGGAAACGTGGCACGCGAATCGGTCGAGCCTTTTCTGGCGGCAGCACGATCACTGACCCGTCAGCCCGTCTGACTTCTCTGGTTTCTGATGCGCCGCGCTCCGGTGCCGCGTCAGCCGGCGCCGTCTGCGCTCCGACACCAGCCGGGGAGCACCATAGGGCAAGCAACACAACCAACGTGTTGACGACTCCTACTCGATATGGCCGGCTTGCCCTGGCCGCCCGCAACCTGCCACTCCACATAACCAATTTTTTTAGCCGGCTCATGGTAACAGCAGCTCCAGCAGCGTCGCCGGATTCAGGTACATGCCTTGCCAGCGCACACCTAAATGCAGATGCGGGCCGGTGACACGCCCTGTCGCGCCGCTCAACCCGATGATTTGTCCACGCGTGACGCGATCCCCTTCCTTGACGTTGAATGCAGACAAGTGCATATAGAGCGTCAGCAGGCCCTGCCCGTGATCTATCACCACGCAATTGCCCTCGAAGAACAACTCCTGGGCCAAGATGACTGTCCCGCTGTTCGTGGCGGCAACGGGCGTGCCGATTGATGCTTGATAATCCACGCCCTGATGAATGCTCTGACGCACACCATTAAATGTGCGCTGCGCGCCAAACACGGCCGTGATCGCTCCGCTCAGCGGCGCC
This window encodes:
- a CDS encoding NUDIX domain-containing protein; this translates as MMWEPAEKPIRTAARALITRDGHVLVTVNVDPVGEWYLLPGGGQRHGEDLVSALRRECREEIGCDVRVGRLRFVRDYIGKNHEFADEDAEQHQVELIFECELMPGEEPNPRAAADSQQTGVKWLPLASLASYRFYPRALIPYLASTDAADAVVYLGDVN
- a CDS encoding carbohydrate binding family 9 domain-containing protein, yielding MSRLKKLVMWSGRLRAARASRPYRVGVVNTLVVLLALWCSPAGVGAQTAPADAAPERGASETREVRRADGSVIVLPPEKARPIRVPRFQTPPTIDGRLDDEAWKTAVVLTDFYQISPGDNIAPSKPTQVYLGYDARHLYMAFYCFDEPDKIRATVAQRDDVFGEDNVRVYLDTFNDQRRAYLLAFNPYGIQQDGIFTEGRGPDFTVDIVMESKGQITADGWTVEVAVPFKSLRYQAGQDKVWGFHVVRNIDRFNDELSSWLPISRDRTGTLNQAAKLVGLEQIDTERTLEIVPSLTLSETGRRVRPAAGADSANNPGLSNSGRFVNEPVKGDLGVTVKYSLSPNVTLDAAINPDFAQIEADETVVTANQRFPIFYPEKRPFFLEGVEIFQSPLQAVNTRSIIDPDVAVKLTGKRGRNTFGLMLASDNAPGSFSEDERNDPALRPRIERFLGKNATIGVLRLKRDIGRESEIGLLGTSYNFIERHNHLGGLDGRFKVDDKTVFGFQVLGTTSRRFFYDPDTNRRVYRDGHALAYQVTYDYTARHLGWFINGLGRSRDYRADVGFTRRTNTNDWTTGLRLSSEPNATATIIEKSWRNFLSADFDFQGRLQSWGTHSSFNLRLQRNTNVNVRGTVGYERLFEEEFGPKRSATQAGAFFGPDAERAAYQRGVSASFRSNPSKKFNGEISVGYSWNQFDFDFGAGRRFPRVSPAALADPKASLDPGPGRAFNLEAELELKPSESWSAELGYTRSNLTRNDTRRVAFDTHIFSWRSTYQFTRFTFVRTRIDYETLTANARGQFLFGWTPNPGTAIYAGYNDDINYNGFNPFTGAFEPQFQRNRRTFFVKLSYLLRRSF
- a CDS encoding fatty acid--CoA ligase codes for the protein MSSIQVQLLAELTRVHAMKRADQIALWFEGNQTTYAELDRRANQVANGLLSEGLPPASRVAVLSKNTDAVFELLFGAAKAGQTLVVVNWRLAPQEVTYILNDAQARLLFVGADFCDIVNKTSSAWPTVQKIIALEGSSTPWESYAAWRARQSSDEPQVTVTGSDVVVQLYTSGTTGRPKGAQLTSDNLLALVSAGVNELQLVTAEDINLVCMPLFHIGGLGYGLVGLYGGSTNVILREVIPVEILRAVARHRVNKMFLVPAVILFLLQTPEIEQTDLSSLRLISYGASPMPLELLRRAMNVFRCGFGQVYGLTETTGAITFLPPADHDPSGTPRMRSCGKPFSTVEIRIVDAEGRDLPVGQVGQIITRSPQTMKGYWNLPEETAHAIRDGWFYTGDAGYLDEDGYLYIHDRVKDMIISGGENIYPAEVENVLFNHPAVADVAVIGVPDEQWGEAVKAIVVKKAGVEVTADELIAFAKQHIASYKAPKSVDFVEALPRNASGKILKRELRAPYWAGRERQVN